A single window of Streptomyces griseoviridis DNA harbors:
- a CDS encoding CYTH and CHAD domain-containing protein, with amino-acid sequence MADKKREIERKYESDDSGLPDLTGVAGVVAVVDHGVVHLDATYYDTADERLAAAGLTLRRRTGGGDAGWHLKFPVAPGVRDEIHAPLSGTLPRELAALVRSRVRDATLRPTVRLRSERDIRHLVDADGRVLAEVGVDAVRAERLTGGRGEAQWTEIEVELADGGDPAFLDRVEKRLRAAGVRPSAATSKVGRALAETAPGPERAPAAPPDPVTAGDHVLAYVRAQREAILALDPAVRQDTPDSVHRMRVATRRLRSTFRSYPAVLDRAVTDPVAAELKWLAGELGVDRDREVLTERLAAGLDGLPRALLAGPVRARLRTWSHARRGGSRRRLTAVLDGRRYLDLLVALDGLVAEPPLRKAAAGKPAKVLAKAVRKDYRKLSSLIAEALELPPGSDRDVALHEARKKAKRTRYAAEAATPALGAAAKSLAKSAKAVQSLLGDHQDSVMTRQALRDLAQQAHAAGESTFTYGVLYGREERLAERSEEALPGVWDGVRGLG; translated from the coding sequence ATGGCGGACAAAAAACGTGAGATCGAGCGGAAGTACGAGTCCGACGACAGCGGACTGCCCGACCTGACCGGCGTCGCCGGTGTCGTCGCCGTCGTCGACCACGGCGTCGTCCATCTCGACGCCACCTACTACGACACCGCCGACGAACGCCTCGCCGCGGCCGGCCTCACCCTCCGCCGCCGCACCGGCGGCGGCGACGCCGGCTGGCACCTGAAGTTCCCGGTCGCCCCCGGAGTCCGCGACGAGATCCACGCCCCGCTCTCCGGCACCCTCCCGCGCGAACTGGCCGCTCTCGTCCGCTCCCGGGTCCGCGACGCCACCCTGCGGCCCACCGTCCGGCTCCGCTCCGAACGCGACATCCGCCACCTCGTCGACGCCGACGGGCGGGTCCTCGCCGAGGTCGGCGTGGATGCCGTACGCGCCGAACGCCTCACCGGCGGCCGCGGCGAGGCCCAGTGGACCGAGATCGAGGTCGAACTCGCCGACGGCGGCGACCCCGCCTTCCTCGACCGGGTCGAGAAACGGCTGCGCGCGGCGGGCGTACGGCCCTCCGCCGCCACCTCCAAGGTCGGCAGGGCGCTCGCCGAGACCGCCCCGGGGCCCGAGCGCGCCCCCGCCGCGCCGCCCGACCCGGTCACGGCGGGCGACCACGTCCTCGCCTACGTCCGCGCGCAGCGCGAGGCGATCCTCGCCCTCGACCCCGCCGTGCGCCAGGACACCCCCGACTCCGTGCACCGCATGCGGGTCGCCACCCGGCGGCTGCGCAGCACCTTCCGCTCGTACCCCGCGGTCCTCGACCGCGCCGTCACCGACCCGGTCGCCGCGGAGCTGAAGTGGCTGGCGGGCGAGCTGGGCGTGGACCGCGACCGGGAGGTGCTCACCGAGCGGCTCGCCGCCGGCCTCGACGGGCTGCCCCGCGCCCTGCTCGCCGGTCCCGTGCGGGCCCGGCTGCGCACCTGGTCGCACGCCAGGCGCGGCGGCTCGCGGCGCCGGCTGACCGCCGTCCTCGACGGGCGGCGGTATCTGGATCTGCTGGTCGCCCTCGACGGTCTGGTCGCCGAGCCGCCGCTGCGGAAGGCGGCGGCGGGGAAGCCGGCGAAGGTGCTCGCCAAGGCCGTGCGCAAGGACTACCGGAAGCTGTCCTCGCTGATCGCGGAGGCGCTGGAGCTGCCGCCCGGGTCCGACCGTGACGTGGCGCTGCACGAGGCCCGCAAGAAGGCCAAGCGGACCCGGTACGCGGCGGAGGCCGCCACCCCGGCGCTGGGTGCGGCGGCCAAGTCGCTGGCCAAGTCGGCGAAGGCGGTGCAGAGTCTGCTCGGGGACCACCAGGACAGCGTCATGACCCGGCAGGCCCTGCGTGACCTGGCCCAGCAGGCGCACGCGGCGGGGGAGAGCACGTTCACCTACGGGGTGCTGTATGGGCGCGAGGAGCGGCTCGCGGAGCGTTCCGAGGAGGCGTTGCCGGGGGTCTGGGACGGGGTGCGGGGGCTGGGGTGA
- the rodA gene encoding rod shape-determining protein RodA, which produces MTGANTFSVSGYGPERAGWTRILARDSLARRLDWPILLSGLALSGIGSLLVFSATRNRTEINQGDPYYFLLRHLMNTGIGLALMIGTVWVGHRTLRTAVPLLYGASVFLILMVLTPLGSTVNGAHSWIVLGGGFSLQPSEFVKITIILGMAMLLAARVDAGDKKYPDHRTVLQSLGLASVPIMVVLLMPDLGSVMVMVIIILGVLLASGASNRWVFGLISAGALGALAVWQLHILDDYQIARFAAFANPSLDPAGVGYNTNQARIAIGSGGLTGSGLFHGSQTTGQFVPEQQTDFVFTVAGEELGFLGAGLIVLLLGVVLWRACRIARDSTELYGTIVAAGIVAWFAFQAFENIGMTLGIMPVTGLPLPFVSYGGSSMFAVWVAIGLLQSIRTQRPMSA; this is translated from the coding sequence ATGACCGGAGCCAACACCTTCTCCGTCTCCGGGTACGGACCCGAGCGCGCCGGCTGGACGAGGATCCTCGCCCGCGACTCGCTCGCCCGCCGCCTGGACTGGCCGATACTGCTGTCCGGCCTCGCCCTCTCCGGGATCGGCTCGCTCCTCGTCTTCTCGGCGACCCGCAACCGCACCGAGATCAACCAGGGCGACCCGTACTACTTCCTGCTCCGCCACCTCATGAACACCGGCATCGGGCTCGCCCTGATGATCGGCACCGTCTGGGTCGGCCACCGCACCCTGCGCACCGCCGTGCCGCTCCTCTACGGCGCCTCCGTGTTCCTGATCCTGATGGTGCTCACCCCGCTCGGCTCCACCGTCAACGGCGCCCACTCCTGGATCGTCCTCGGCGGCGGATTCTCGCTCCAGCCCTCGGAGTTCGTGAAGATCACGATCATCCTCGGCATGGCGATGCTGCTGGCCGCGCGGGTCGACGCCGGCGACAAGAAGTACCCCGACCACCGCACGGTCCTGCAGTCCCTCGGACTCGCCTCCGTGCCGATCATGGTCGTGCTGCTCATGCCCGACCTCGGCTCGGTCATGGTCATGGTGATCATCATCCTCGGGGTGCTGCTCGCCTCCGGCGCCTCCAACCGCTGGGTCTTCGGCCTGATCAGCGCCGGCGCCCTCGGCGCCCTCGCCGTCTGGCAGCTGCACATCCTCGACGACTACCAGATCGCCCGCTTCGCCGCCTTCGCCAACCCGAGCCTCGACCCCGCGGGCGTCGGCTACAACACCAACCAGGCCCGCATCGCCATCGGCTCCGGCGGGCTCACCGGTTCCGGCCTCTTCCACGGCTCGCAGACCACCGGTCAGTTCGTGCCCGAGCAGCAGACCGACTTCGTCTTCACCGTCGCGGGCGAGGAACTGGGCTTCCTCGGCGCCGGACTCATCGTCCTGCTCCTGGGCGTCGTCCTGTGGCGCGCCTGCCGCATCGCCCGCGACTCGACCGAGCTGTACGGCACGATCGTCGCCGCCGGGATCGTCGCCTGGTTCGCCTTCCAGGCCTTCGAGAACATCGGCATGACGCTCGGCATCATGCCGGTCACCGGACTGCCGCTGCCGTTCGTCTCCTACGGCGGGTCGTCGATGTTCGCGGTGTGGGTCGCCATCGGGCTGCTCCAGTCCATCCGGACGCAGCGGCCCATGTCCGCCTGA